In the Ranitomeya imitator isolate aRanImi1 unplaced genomic scaffold, aRanImi1.pri SCAFFOLD_325, whole genome shotgun sequence genome, one interval contains:
- the LOC138653691 gene encoding histone H2B 1.1-like produces the protein MPDPAKSAPAPKKGSKKAVTKTQKKDGKKRRKSRKESYAIYVYKVLKQVHPDTGISSKAMGIMNSFVNDIFERIAGEASRLAHYNKRSTITSREIQTAVRLLLPGELAKHAVSEGTKAVTKYTSAK, from the coding sequence ATGCCTGATCCCGCCAAGTCTGCGCCTGCGCCcaagaagggctccaagaaagcCGTGACTAAGACTCAGAAGAAAGACGGCAAGAAGCGgaggaagagcaggaaggagagctacgccatctacgtgtacaaggtgctgaagcaggtccaccccgacaccggcatctcctccaaggccatgggcatcatgaactccttcgtcaacgacatcttcgagcgcatcgcaggggaagcctcccgcctggctcactacaacaagcgctccaccatcacctcccgggagatccagaccgccgtgcgcctgctgctgcccggagagctggccaagcacgccgtgtccgagggcaccaaggccgtcaccaagtacaccagcgccaagtga
- the LOC138653666 gene encoding histone H3, with protein sequence MARTKQTARKSTGGKAPRKQLATKAARKSAPATGGVKKPHRYRPGTVALREIRRYQKSTELLIRKLPFQRLVREIAQDFKTDLRFQSSAVMALQEASEAYLVGLFEDTNLCAIHAKRVTIMPKDIQLARRIRGERA encoded by the coding sequence ATGGCAAGAACAAAGCAGACCGCTCGTAAATCCACCGGAGGGAAAGCTCCCCGCAAGCAGCTGGCCACAAAGgccgccaggaagagcgctccCGCCACTGGTGGAGTGAAGAAGCCGCATCGTTACCGGCCAGGAACAGTCGCTCTCCGTGAGATCCGCCGCTATCAGAAATCCACCGAGCTGCTGATCCGTAAGCTTCCCTTCCAGCGCCTGGTGAGGGAGATCGCCCAGGACTTCAAGACCGATCTGCGTTTCCAGAGTTCGGCCGTCATGGCCCTGCAGGAGGCCAGCGAGGCTTATCTGGTGGGGTTGTTCGAGGACACCAACCTGTGCGCCATCCACGCCAAGAGGGTCACCATCATGCCCAAAGACATCCAGCTGGCCCGCCGGATCCGTGGGGAGAGAGCTTAG